A single region of the Deinococcus radiopugnans ATCC 19172 genome encodes:
- a CDS encoding class I SAM-dependent methyltransferase, translating to MDPRADEGNEAAGRLTFWPAVISAAYAPLGWRRARFVLSLIRPHLPAGPVLDLGAGTGHTAALLSKEGWAVTMADVPPHAGALGQRLVARPIAAWLSRDFGVPHVLYGGAVLPFADRSFESVLLAFVLHHCPDPQATLREAARVCGGPVLVLEDGDDILPGRLERLTDALVNLEFGHPHAERSRAGWLDLFAACGLGVRHEHGFTSRFGGLRRRHRLYVLQSLVMWPG from the coding sequence CTGGACCCACGCGCCGATGAAGGGAACGAAGCGGCGGGGCGTCTGACGTTCTGGCCCGCCGTCATCTCGGCCGCCTACGCCCCGCTGGGCTGGCGGCGGGCGCGGTTCGTGCTGAGCCTGATTCGTCCTCATCTGCCCGCCGGACCCGTGCTGGACCTGGGCGCGGGCACCGGCCACACGGCGGCGCTGCTGTCAAAAGAGGGCTGGGCCGTGACGATGGCCGACGTGCCCCCACACGCCGGGGCGCTGGGGCAGCGGCTGGTGGCCCGTCCCATCGCCGCGTGGTTGAGCCGGGACTTCGGGGTGCCGCATGTTCTGTACGGCGGCGCGGTTCTGCCCTTCGCGGACCGTTCCTTCGAGAGTGTCCTGCTGGCCTTCGTGCTGCACCACTGCCCCGACCCACAGGCGACCCTGCGCGAGGCGGCGCGGGTGTGCGGCGGGCCGGTGCTGGTGCTGGAGGACGGTGATGACATTCTGCCGGGCCGCCTCGAACGGCTGACGGACGCCCTAGTCAACCTGGAATTCGGTCACCCGCACGCCGAGCGCTCGCGCGCCGGATGGCTGGATCTGTTTGCCGCCTGCGGCCTGGGCGTGCGGCACGAGCACGGCTTCACCTCCCGCTTCGGCGGCCTGCGGCGCAGGCACCGGCTGTACGTTCTGCAATCTCTTGTAATGTGGCCGGGCTGA
- the hrpB gene encoding ATP-dependent helicase HrpB, whose amino-acid sequence MPAASSPLPIAEVIPALRAALAAHPLVVVQAPPGAGKSTALPLDLLQEDWLAGQSVIMLQPRRVAARAVASRLAEGLGEAVGETVGYRVRFESRVSAQTRLEVVTEGILTRRLQRDPELAGVGLVILDEFHERSLNADLALALLREVQGALREDLRVLVMSATLDPDLPVRLGAPLVESAGRAYPVEVRYLPTDPVGRVEDAVARKVRQALAEDEGDILAFLPGVREIRGAAAQLTDSGALVLPLYGDLSVKEQRRALLPDPAGRRKVVLATSIAETSLTIDGVRVVVDGGQSRTQAFDPATGLTRMVTGRVTRDSATQRAGRAGRTAPGVAYRLWSERTQPLLPPARPPEVLEADLAPLVLELAAWGAPDPTALAWLDAPPAPRVDTARLLLRGLNALDDTGRVTPEGQRLLEFPTHPRLAHLLTGGAQAGLGPLAADLAALLEERDPLPPGSGADLTERVAALRDGRAGRGDRGDAAVLERVERLSRQWRGLLGVRPDNAEPDAYALGELIALAYPERLALAREVLPGGARGRFLLAGGQGVALPEGDALAGAPALAVAHLDARALNPQNAEGRIYLAAPLALSTLDARAGWAEAVRWDARTGTLLAQRERRVGALILETRPLKDLPAELRVAALAGAIRAEGLHLLTFSREAEALRARVQSLRHWHPEADWPDLSDAALLDTLEGWLGPVLGTARTRDDLGRLNLLPALEALLPWPLPQQLGDLAPTHLTVPTGNRIRLEYRADGSPPILAVKLQELFGLEQTPAVNGGRTPVLLHLLSPAGRPVQVTQDLRSFWNSSYFEVRKDLRGRYPKHPWPDDPWTHAPMKGTKRRGV is encoded by the coding sequence TCCCGGCGCTGCGCGCGGCCCTGGCGGCACACCCGCTGGTGGTGGTGCAGGCCCCGCCCGGCGCGGGCAAGAGCACGGCGTTGCCGCTGGACCTGCTGCAGGAGGATTGGCTGGCCGGGCAGTCGGTCATCATGTTGCAGCCCCGCCGGGTGGCGGCGCGGGCGGTGGCCTCACGGCTGGCCGAGGGCCTGGGCGAGGCGGTGGGGGAGACGGTGGGCTACCGCGTGCGCTTCGAGTCGCGCGTGTCGGCGCAGACCCGGCTGGAAGTCGTTACCGAAGGCATCCTGACCCGCCGCTTGCAACGGGACCCGGAACTGGCCGGCGTGGGGCTGGTCATTCTGGACGAGTTCCACGAACGCAGCCTGAACGCCGATCTGGCCCTGGCCCTGCTGCGCGAGGTGCAAGGCGCGCTGCGCGAGGACCTGCGCGTGCTGGTCATGAGCGCCACCCTGGACCCGGACCTGCCCGTCCGCCTGGGTGCCCCGCTGGTGGAAAGCGCGGGCCGCGCCTACCCGGTGGAAGTGCGCTACCTGCCCACGGACCCGGTGGGCCGCGTGGAGGACGCCGTGGCCCGCAAGGTCCGGCAGGCGCTGGCGGAAGATGAGGGCGACATCCTGGCCTTCCTTCCCGGCGTGCGCGAGATTCGCGGGGCCGCCGCGCAACTGACCGACAGCGGCGCGCTGGTGCTGCCGCTGTACGGTGACCTGAGCGTGAAAGAGCAGCGCCGCGCCCTGCTCCCCGATCCGGCGGGCCGGCGCAAGGTGGTGCTGGCCACCAGCATCGCGGAGACCTCGCTGACCATCGACGGCGTGCGGGTGGTGGTGGACGGCGGGCAGAGCCGCACCCAGGCGTTTGACCCGGCCACCGGCCTGACCCGCATGGTGACGGGCCGCGTGACCCGTGACAGCGCCACGCAGCGGGCCGGACGGGCAGGCCGCACCGCGCCGGGCGTGGCCTACCGCCTGTGGTCCGAGCGCACCCAGCCTTTGCTGCCGCCCGCCCGCCCCCCGGAGGTGCTGGAGGCGGACCTCGCGCCGCTGGTGCTGGAACTGGCCGCCTGGGGCGCGCCGGACCCCACCGCTCTGGCGTGGCTGGACGCGCCGCCGGCCCCGCGCGTGGACACGGCCCGGCTCCTGCTGCGCGGCTTGAACGCCCTGGACGACACGGGCCGCGTGACCCCCGAAGGTCAGCGCCTGCTGGAGTTTCCCACCCACCCGCGTCTCGCGCACCTGCTGACCGGCGGGGCGCAGGCGGGATTGGGGCCGCTGGCCGCCGATCTGGCCGCCCTGCTCGAAGAGCGCGATCCGCTGCCCCCCGGCTCCGGCGCGGACCTGACCGAGCGGGTGGCCGCGTTGCGGGACGGGCGGGCCGGACGGGGTGACCGGGGAGACGCCGCCGTGCTGGAGCGCGTCGAGCGGCTGTCCCGGCAGTGGCGGGGACTGCTGGGCGTGCGGCCCGACAACGCCGAACCCGATGCCTACGCTCTGGGCGAGCTGATTGCCCTGGCCTACCCCGAGCGGCTGGCCCTGGCCCGTGAGGTGCTGCCCGGCGGCGCGCGGGGCCGCTTCCTGCTGGCGGGCGGTCAGGGCGTGGCGCTGCCCGAGGGAGACGCGCTGGCCGGGGCGCCGGCGCTGGCGGTGGCCCATCTGGACGCCCGCGCCCTGAACCCACAGAACGCCGAGGGCCGAATCTATCTGGCCGCCCCGCTGGCCCTCTCGACCCTGGACGCCCGCGCAGGGTGGGCCGAGGCGGTGCGCTGGGACGCCCGCACCGGCACGCTGCTGGCCCAGCGCGAGCGCCGCGTGGGGGCGCTGATTCTCGAAACCCGCCCGCTGAAAGACCTGCCCGCCGAACTGCGGGTGGCGGCGCTGGCCGGGGCCATCCGCGCCGAGGGCCTGCACCTGCTGACCTTTTCCCGCGAGGCCGAAGCGCTGCGCGCCCGCGTGCAGTCGCTGCGCCACTGGCACCCCGAGGCCGACTGGCCGGACCTTTCCGACGCGGCGCTGCTGGATACCTTGGAAGGCTGGCTCGGCCCGGTTCTGGGCACGGCCCGCACGCGCGACGATCTGGGCCGACTCAACCTGCTGCCCGCCCTGGAGGCGTTGCTGCCCTGGCCGCTGCCGCAGCAGCTTGGGGACCTCGCGCCCACGCACCTGACTGTGCCCACCGGCAACCGCATTCGCCTGGAGTACCGCGCCGACGGTTCGCCGCCGATCCTGGCGGTCAAGTTGCAGGAACTGTTCGGGCTTGAGCAGACGCCTGCCGTGAACGGGGGCCGCACCCCGGTGCTGCTGCATCTGCTGTCGCCGGCCGGGCGGCCCGTGCAGGTCACGCAGGACCTGCGCAGCTTCTGGAACTCGTCGTATTTCGAGGTTCGCAAGGACCTGCGGGGCCGCTACCCGAAGCACCCCTGGCCGGATGACCCCTGGACCCACGCGCCGATGAAGGGAACGAAGCGGCGGGGCGTCTGA
- a CDS encoding diacylglycerol/lipid kinase family protein: MSASQSSVPPLAVVLNPNAGGGLATREWPRLEAELKRRGQPFELILEGSGDDALARIQALPPQIGVLAVGGDGTVGALLPALVSVPQRPGRPLAVVPLGTGNDFAGMLGLKTGHFAEALDRLSFQPRDVDALEVRILEGDGAGRTHILLNGLGLGFDAAVTANMAHAPARFQGFARYAWAAVATIRELHLSGVQIALDGQSFYSGPSPIVAVMNGTRYGGGFRISPQSSPRDGLLDVVAGGPMNRLQLVGLMLRVLRGTHLDQPQVHAAQGREVTVRWDAPTPLHLDGDLHGQVTAIRVRVLAGAVKLLNG; the protein is encoded by the coding sequence GTGAGCGCTTCCCAATCTTCGGTTCCCCCGCTGGCCGTCGTTCTCAATCCCAACGCGGGCGGGGGGCTGGCAACGCGCGAGTGGCCGCGTCTGGAGGCCGAGCTGAAGCGGCGCGGCCAGCCCTTCGAGCTGATCCTGGAGGGCAGCGGCGACGACGCCCTGGCCCGCATCCAGGCGCTGCCGCCCCAGATTGGTGTGCTGGCGGTGGGCGGCGACGGCACAGTGGGCGCGCTGCTGCCCGCGCTGGTGTCGGTTCCACAGCGGCCGGGCCGGCCGCTGGCGGTGGTGCCGCTGGGCACCGGCAACGACTTCGCGGGCATGCTGGGCCTGAAGACCGGCCACTTCGCCGAGGCGCTGGACCGCCTGAGCTTTCAGCCCCGCGACGTGGACGCGTTGGAGGTCCGCATTCTTGAGGGCGACGGCGCGGGCCGCACCCACATTCTGCTGAATGGTCTGGGCCTGGGCTTCGACGCCGCCGTGACCGCCAACATGGCGCATGCCCCAGCCCGCTTTCAGGGCTTTGCCCGTTACGCCTGGGCTGCCGTCGCCACCATCCGTGAGCTGCATCTGTCCGGCGTGCAGATCGCGCTGGACGGCCAATCCTTTTACAGCGGCCCCAGCCCCATCGTCGCCGTGATGAACGGCACCCGCTACGGCGGCGGCTTCCGCATCAGCCCGCAGTCCAGCCCGCGCGATGGCCTGCTGGACGTGGTGGCGGGCGGCCCCATGAACCGCCTGCAACTGGTGGGCCTGATGCTGCGTGTGCTGCGCGGCACCCATCTGGACCAGCCGCAGGTTCACGCCGCGCAGGGCCGCGAGGTCACGGTGCGCTGGGACGCACCCACGCCGCTCCACCTGGACGGTGACCTGCACGGTCAGGTCACTGCGATCCGGGTGAGGGTCCTGGCAGGCGCGGTGAAGTTGTTGAACGGCTAA
- the wecB gene encoding non-hydrolyzing UDP-N-acetylglucosamine 2-epimerase: MTDKRIVLAFGTRPEATKMAPVYAALAAQPGLQPLILSTGQQRQMLDGALNVFGLTPDRDLNVMTERQTLADLTARIVPQAGRVLREMGADLVLVHGDTSTSFCVALSAFYEGIPVGHVEAGLRSGDLQEPFPEEANRRLTGVLSALDFSPTTGSRANLLREGKPEAGIFVTGQTAVDAVREVAGRVPLRAAWQARVDAGQPLVTVTMHRRENQPMMREMAGALANVAQAHPDHHFIYPVHLSPAVQEAVRPVLQGLPNFELTDPLDYSDMAPLMAASKLLATDSGGLQEEGAALGVPVAVLRNVTERPEGLEAGVLRLAGNDPAQLETVLNELLDRPATLQAMREARNPYGDGQASGRIARAVAWHFGLGERPDDWR; encoded by the coding sequence ATGACTGACAAACGGATCGTTCTCGCCTTCGGGACCCGCCCGGAAGCCACCAAGATGGCCCCGGTGTACGCGGCGTTGGCCGCCCAGCCTGGACTGCAGCCGCTGATCCTGTCCACCGGGCAGCAGCGCCAGATGCTCGACGGCGCGCTGAACGTCTTCGGCCTGACCCCGGACCGTGACCTGAACGTGATGACCGAGCGCCAGACCCTCGCGGACCTGACCGCCCGCATCGTGCCGCAGGCCGGACGCGTGCTGCGCGAGATGGGCGCGGACCTGGTGCTGGTCCACGGCGACACCTCCACGTCGTTCTGTGTGGCCCTGTCGGCCTTTTACGAGGGCATTCCGGTGGGCCACGTGGAGGCGGGGCTGCGCAGCGGTGACCTGCAAGAGCCCTTCCCGGAAGAGGCCAACCGCCGCCTGACCGGCGTGCTGAGCGCGCTGGATTTCTCGCCCACCACGGGCAGCCGGGCCAACCTGCTGCGCGAGGGCAAGCCGGAGGCGGGCATCTTCGTGACCGGCCAGACCGCCGTGGACGCCGTGCGCGAGGTGGCCGGGCGCGTGCCGCTGCGCGCCGCGTGGCAGGCGCGCGTGGACGCCGGTCAGCCGCTGGTGACCGTGACCATGCACCGCCGCGAGAACCAGCCCATGATGCGTGAGATGGCGGGGGCGCTGGCAAACGTGGCGCAGGCGCACCCGGACCACCATTTCATCTACCCGGTGCACCTGTCGCCCGCCGTGCAGGAAGCCGTGCGTCCGGTGCTGCAGGGTCTGCCCAACTTCGAACTGACGGACCCTCTGGACTACAGCGACATGGCCCCGCTGATGGCGGCGTCAAAGCTGCTGGCCACCGACAGCGGCGGCCTGCAGGAGGAGGGCGCGGCGCTGGGCGTGCCGGTGGCGGTCCTGCGCAACGTCACTGAGCGTCCCGAGGGACTGGAAGCAGGCGTGCTGCGGCTGGCCGGCAATGACCCCGCGCAGCTTGAGACGGTCCTGAACGAGCTGCTGGACCGCCCCGCCACCCTGCAGGCCATGCGCGAGGCCCGCAATCCCTACGGCGACGGGCAGGCCTCCGGGCGCATTGCACGTGCCGTCGCTTGGCACTTCGGCCTGGGCGAGCGCCCGGACGACTGGCGCTAG